The sequence GTGAACCActaattaattgaataataaatattggtGTAAATGTACAATATGATATATCCAATTCTTccatatttaataataatctaataTCTAatattgatgttgatgatatatttgaatttaaattatctttattattaattgtattaattgtattattatctttattattatctttattattattatctttattattattatctttattaattgtattacTAAAACCtgcaattgataatgattttaaatatggTGTTGAAATAGTTCTatcagatttaattaaaccaattaaatttaaagaatgatttaaatttaaatattctaaaTCCCAAGATAATGATTGTTGATCAACTAAAATTTTCATTGTAcctaaataatgaattaatgcTAATGATcttaattttgaatattgaTTTGTAACTCTTAGGCAACAATTTTGACTTTGATTATTTGAGAAATCAATATATAGtgattttaaatgtttaGATCTActtaaaatttcaatcacTGGatctaattgttgttgttgttgttgttgttgttgattagaTTTCCCAAATATAAAACCACAATTTACAATCTTTAATTCAACTAAATTTGAGAAATTatctaataatgattcattaataattaaatcactTAATGAAATCacttgtaaattattaactcttgaaaatattatattattaatactaattattatttgttctTGTATTGatgtttgattttgaaaatagtTTGTTGGTTGATATGATTTTCCAGTTTCCAtgaaaagatttaataaattatttggtattgaaaaatgattaatctttgaaattttattaaataattcctcttttaaatttattgataatttaaattcatctaaaataatacaaagtgtaattaattcatttataatctttatatcattaaattctaatgattttaattgtataattgatgaattaattgattttcttcCTTCATTTTGATATTGtaaactatttatattattattattattgtttgaattattattattattattattttgtatattaaaaataaataataaaattttaattatttcaatttgtgGTATTGGTTTccaaaattcttttaattttaatatagttttttgaaattcaaaagtattattaaaataaaataattgaatagttgctaattttaaacaaaaaacacCTTTTAATGACTTAATTTTTGGATCATTTGAATTGATATGATTTAAAgctgattttaaattttcaattgaagttTTATAGTTTGTGTTGATTCTATCTGATAATAGATAACTGTGACCGAGATTAAGCATTACAGGAATTGATAATGGCATTGAACAAAGTGcagaataaaatttaattttagctTGTTCACATAGTCTAGCGGCAGCTAGTGGATTTGAGGGATTTGTACTATcaccattaatattattcaaaGCTTCATATAATAAGAAAGAACCAGCAGCGACATCGACTATACTTGGATACTTAATTTTTGAACCAATCTCTTCGATATCATTAAAAGTGATAATGTAATTACTATTTGAACAAAACTGATTCAACGCTTcttgattaattttaatatttaacaTTTGAATGATCCTATAAACGACGAACCTATTATCAATGATATTTCTATAATCAACAGTATCCAATCTATCCTCATCTGATATGCATTCATGAAAACAATGTAATgctataaatttgaaattaccTCGTTTATTTAAACACCAAAACTCTCTattcttttcaattgttgattGAGTTGATTGATTCGATAGaatcaattcaaatatatttgataaaattaatttataataaccTTCTGATGGATGTTCAGATTCTCTAATCTTTTGTGATATAATTGATTTCCAAACTCTTGCTGACATTTCactttgtaataataatttcaatggtttagtttttaatttacttgATAATAATCCTAAATATCTTAAATTAATTCCAAATGAATGAATTTCATCAATATaagttttaatatcaattgatttttgattaaaattatttaaattattattattattactattattatttcttgaATTTCTATCTTTATTACTATATCTATCaccattaatatttgataaccattcaatattattatttctagtagtattatttgttgttgttgtggttggtGTTCCTTCAATTTgtatttcattaattaaatgtgattcattaaaatcatcatcaccaccataatcaacaatatcattattattattattattattattattattattattattattattattattattattattattattattattattattattattattattattattattattattattattattattattattaatattatcataaactttaaaaattgaatcatgaattgattttgaagattttaaagatttaattgtaCCAATACTATTTGtatcaatatatttaatgaatGATGGTATAACTTTTGTATGTAatatatttgtaatttttctaatattttcattttgaatgaatgaatCTTTATCATGTTGAATTTGAGAGAAACCATCAGAAGATAATGGAAGAGGTGATTTTGATACTAACTCCGGTCTTAATAATCTATAGAGTTGTGATGAATTACTTTTAACTAAACTATCTTTAAAATAGAATGGATCTTCGGGTGGGAATAATCTTTGAAAATCAATTGCATAATGCTCTCTTGTGATATCAGAGAAATGAATTTCAATATCCACTGGACCATAGATTCTCTTTGATAATCCATCTTTACTACTCTTTACTGAATGTTCAGATAAGTTCAATTTGTTACAAATATTcttcatttcattttcaattgtagaatttgatgatttaattatattaccACCATCTCTTGATCCATAAACCAatgtatcattattttcattattattattgattggtaaatttgaaattgcaaTCACTCTATAACCAAGGTAATCTATTACTGCCATAAGTggtgttttaattattgaattattagatgccattttaaaatgatttaatgatttaatttcatgTGATGCTCCTTTTTTCgctttttcatttgattgtttatcaccaccataaagccattttaatttattatcttttttattattattattattattattattagttgaagATGTAGTAGTATCTTGAATTGGTAAATcttcaacaaatttaaatatgatatcattacatttaaattttaaaccaccaccaataccaCCTATATTCCACTCAGGAATTATTTTGGATTCTTTACTTAATTTAACTTGAGAGATTAATAATCTACCAATTAAATTTGCATTATATACAAATTCTTCAACCAACATTGATAATTCCTTAGGTCTCTTTATATCATTATCTGGTAATTCTACAATTGATTGAAATGTTGAATTCCAATGATAATCTTTAAAATGACCTTGTCCTgtaaatttttcaatatttaataatggtatatCATAAAtatcttcatttttattagtaTCATCAAAACTTTTATTACTACCAATACTAGTTTCAATTGAAGATTCTATACTTGATCTAGAACTTTGTGAATAATCTCCAAAAGATTCTCTTGTACTTGCACAAATTGATACTCTAAGTCCTTTATCTTTAACAATTATACTATAACCACCTGGTAAATCAactgcttgttgttgttgttgttgaggttgctgtggttgttgtggttgttgttgtattttttcttttgcaTCTTTAGATTGttcttgtttttgttgtattGGTGAGgaattatcattactattattatttaatgaatgtgaattctttttttgttcAACCAAACATATTGCATTTTCAAAGTTAATTTGAAtctgttttaaattattatttgaacaatgtttattatcatcttgactaaattcatcatcactgacatcgtcatcatcttcttcagcATCATTAACTCTAACTACTgtatcatttgaattatctGATAGTTgatcatcatttttattatagaaactatcaataatttcattttctttttcttctaaatcgtttttaatttgttcttctatattattgttattttgattattattgtcaACTTCATCCTcctcatcatcgtcatcatcttCCTCATCATCACTATCTTTTCTAGGATCAAATGAAGTTGAAATTTTTctagata comes from Dictyostelium discoideum AX4 chromosome 2 chromosome, whole genome shotgun sequence and encodes:
- a CDS encoding hypothetical protein (Similar to Dictyostelium discoideum (Slime mold). Non-receptor tyrosine kinase spore lysis A (EC 2.7.1.112) (Tyrosine-protein kinase 1)); translated protein: MSRKIIGLISKFENLNVNNNNNSNNNNNSNNNNSGNSINSNIGSNNLKNNVNRFNNNNNNNNNNNNNNNNNNNNNNNNNNNNNNNTTTTTTTTTTTTTTRTSSSNNNMNNNKSNNSNNKNDGNNSDNNVNRFNNNKMNKIMNNYIKNNSYNNNDDNNNNKKQEGEEEGEEEEEKLKLVDIKVEIRVEEDIEGEEELVTKSIVNSLSVSCLSTPSYSTNLSDSISSLQSPVLTPLSSSPSITPLSSSPSSLSSSSSPSHSRQDSLNSNCNSLTLSTPTPSHTPPISPPLQPSNPINHKYHIKNLQFDEKKSLQNILLSRKISTSFDPRKDSDDEEDDDDDEEDEVDNNNQNNNNIEEQIKNDLEEKENEIIDSFYNKNDDQLSDNSNDTVVRVNDAEEDDDDVSDDEFSQDDNKHCSNNNLKQIQINFENAICLVEQKKNSHSLNNNSNDNSSPIQQKQEQSKDAKEKIQQQPQQPQQPQQQQQQAVDLPGGYSIIVKDKGLRVSICASTRESFGDYSQSSRSSIESSIETSIGSNKSFDDTNKNEDIYDIPLLNIEKFTGQGHFKDYHWNSTFQSIVELPDNDIKRPKELSMLVEEFVYNANLIGRLLISQVKLSKESKIIPEWNIGGIGGGLKFKCNDIIFKFVEDLPIQDTTTSSTNNNNNNNNKKDNKLKWLYGGDKQSNEKAKKGASHEIKSLNHFKMASNNSIIKTPLMAVIDYLGYRVIAISNLPINNNNENNDTLVYGSRDGGNIIKSSNSTIENEMKNICNKLNLSEHSVKSSKDGLSKRIYGPVDIEIHFSDITREHYAIDFQRLFPPEDPFYFKDSLVKSNSSQLYRLLRPELVSKSPLPLSSDGFSQIQHDKDSFIQNENIRKITNILHTKVIPSFIKYIDTNSIGTIKSLKSSKSIHDSIFKVYDNINNNNNNNNNNNNNNNNNNNNNNNNNNNNNNNNNNNNNNNNNDIVDYGGDDDFNESHLINEIQIEGTPTTTTTNNTTRNNNIEWLSNINGDRYSNKDRNSRNNNSNNNNNLNNFNQKSIDIKTYIDEIHSFGINLRYLGLLSSKLKTKPLKLLLQSEMSARVWKSIISQKIRESEHPSEGYYKLILSNIFELILSNQSTQSTIEKNREFWCLNKRGNFKFIALHCFHECISDEDRLDTVDYRNIIDNRFVVYRIIQMLNIKINQEALNQFCSNSNYIITFNDIEEIGSKIKYPSIVDVAAGSFLLYEALNNINGDSTNPSNPLAAARLCEQAKIKFYSALCSMPLSIPVMLNLGHSYLLSDRINTNYKTSIENLKSALNHINSNDPKIKSLKGVFCLKLATIQLFYFNNTFEFQKTILKLKEFWKPIPQIEIIKILLFIFNIQNNNNNNNSNNNNNNINSLQYQNEGRKSINSSIIQLKSLEFNDIKIINELITLCIILDEFKLSINLKEELFNKISKINHFSIPNNLLNLFMETGKSYQPTNYFQNQTSIQEQIIISINNIIFSRVNNLQVISLSDLIINESLLDNFSNLVELKIVNCGFIFGKSNQQQQQQQQQLDPVIEILSRSKHLKSLYIDFSNNQSQNCCLRVTNQYSKLRSLALIHYLGTMKILVDQQSLSWDLEYLNLNHSLNLIGLIKSDRTISTPYLKSLSIAGFSNTINKDNNNKDNNNKDNNKDNNTINTINNKDNLNSNISSTSILDIRLLLNMEELDISYCTFTPIFIIQLISGSPGLRVLKATNNQNVQLVAIKLLKPFSNLQEIYLDAIKISKPKQFIRLKEFTNRNLLRVLHLPNLIDLKSPSTFNSKDMFDLLCDFTNLVDLKLPCGFSFHNFTNWLQKGQIPLSTIFKNLKNLDLEKNEISINSILSVLKVSPFLESLSLYGCAWKEIQPLEGSGENQFALFRGILADLTPILFNNIKELNIANCGLLKKDIPILLYKIFPSCSILKSDFLNLGKNFSKFSSSFIQFIKINNQNKYSI